In Rattus rattus isolate New Zealand chromosome 9, Rrattus_CSIRO_v1, whole genome shotgun sequence, a genomic segment contains:
- the Ankrd13b gene encoding ankyrin repeat domain-containing protein 13B isoform X2 has translation MIPANASARKGPEGKYPLHYLVWHNRHRELEKEVRAGQVDIEQLDPRGRTPLHLATTLGHLECARVLLAHGADVGRENRSGWTVLQEAVSTRDLELVQLVLRYRDYQRVVKRLAGIPMLLEKLRKAQDFYVEMKWEFTSWVPLVSKICPSDTYKVWKSGQNLRVDTTLLGFDHMTWQRGNRSFVFRGQGQSGSKLGRVGDSAQPQTTLTPVLSLVADTSAVVMEIDHDRRVVYMETLALAGQDRELLLAASQPSEEQVLSRLTAPVVTTQLDTKNISFERNKTGILGWRSEKTEMVNGYEAKVYGASNVELITRTRTEHLSEQHKGKVKGCKTPLQSFLGIAEQHGGPQNGTLITQTLSQANPPAITAEEYFNPNFELGNRDMGRPMELTTKTQKFKAKLWLCEEHPLSLCEQVAPIIDLMAVSNALFAKLRDFITLRLPPGFPVKIEIPIFHILNARITFGNLNGCDEPVPSVRGSPSSETPSPGSDSSSVSSSSSTTSCRACEISPALFEAPRGYSVLGGQREAATRDEDDDLLQFAIQQSLLEAGSEYDQVTIWEALTNSKPGTHPMSYEGRRQDRSAPPTPQRQPMPPAPVPSPRPSPGPGSRSHMFRSYDEQLRLAMELSAQEQEERRLRARQEEEELERILRLSLTEQ, from the exons GTGGACATTGAACAGCTGGATCCCCGTGGCCGGACTCCTCTGCACCTGGCCACCACACTGGGGCACCTGGAATGTGCCCGGGTGCTCTTGGCACATGGCGCAGATGTGGGCAGGGAGAATCGCAGTGGTTGGACAG TGCTGCAGGAGGCTGTGAGCACCAGGGACCTTGAGCTGGTGCAGCTGGTGCTGCGGTATCGGGACTACCAGCGGGTGGTGAAGCGGCTGGCGGGCATCCCCATGCTCTTGGAGAAGCTCCGAAAG GCCCAGGACTTCTATGTGGAGATGAAATGGGAGTTCACAAGTTGGG TGCCTCTGGTATCCAAGATTTGCCCTAGTGACACCTACAAAGTGTGGAAGAGCGGGCAGAACCTGAGGGTAGACACCACGCTTCTGGGCTTTGACCATATGACCTGGCAGAGAGGGAACCGCAGCTTCGTCTTCCGGGGTCAAGGTCAGTCAGGCAGTAAGTTGGGCAGGGTGGGAGACAGCGCACAGCCCCAGACCACCCTGACCCCTGTGCTTTCCCTGGTGGCAGACACGAGTGCCGTGGTCATGGAGATCGACCATGACCGCCGTGTGGTATACATGGAGACTCTGGCGCTGGCCGGGCAGGATCGGGAGCTACTGctggctgcctcccagccctCGGAGGAGCAGGTGCTGAGCAGGCTCACCGCGCCTGTTGTCACCACACAGCTTGACACCAAGAACATCTCCTTTGAGAG GAATAAGACTGGCATCCTGGGATGGCGCAGCGAGAAGACAGAGATGGTGAACGGGTACGAGGCCAAG GTATACGGGGCCTCCAATGTGGAGCTCATCACCCGGACACGAACGGAGCATCTGTCCGAACAACACAAAGGCAAGGTCAAAG GCTGTAAGACACCTCTGCAGTCTTTCCTGGGAATTGCCGAGCAGCACGGGGGACCCCAAAATGGG ACCCTGATCACTCAGACTCTGAGCCAAGCCAATCCCCCTGCCATCACTGCAGAGGAATACTTCAACCCCAACTTTGAGCTTGGGAACCGGGACATGGGCCGTCCCATGGAGCTGACCACCAAGACACAGAA GTTCAAGGCCAAGCTGTGGCTGTGTGAGGAGCATCCCCTGTCCCTGTGTGAGCAGGTGGCCCCCATCATTGACCTCATGGCTGTCAGCAATGCACTTTTTGCCAAGCTCCGGGACTTCATCACGTTGCGCCTGCCTCCTGGCTTCCCTGTCAAGATTG AAATCCCGATTTTTCACATCCTCAACGCCCGCATCACCTTCGGGAACCTCAATGGCTGCGATGAGCCAGTGCCCTCCGTGCGAGGTAGCCCCAGCAGCGAGACGCCCTCCCCTGGCAGTGACTCTTCGAGCGTCAGCAGCTCCAGCTCTACCA CCTCCTGCCGCGCCTGTGAGATCTCCCCTGCACTGTTTGAGGCCCCACGTGGCTACAGCGTGCTGGGCGGCCAGCGAGAGGCTGCGACTCGTGATGAGGACGATGACCTGCTGCAGTTTGCCATCCAGCAGAGCCTGCTAGAGGCGGGCAGTGAGTATGACCAG GTCACTATCTGGGAGGCGCTAACCAACAGCAAGCCAGGCACCCACCCCATGTCCTATGAAGGCCGCCGACAGGACAG GAGCGCCCCACCCACGCCGCAGCGCCAGCCCATGCCCCCGGCTCCGGTGCCCAGCCCTCGGCCCAGCCCAGGTCCCGGCTCCCGCAGCCACATGTTCCGGAGCTACGACGAGCAGCTGCGGCTGGCTATGGAGCTGTCAgctcaggagcaggaggagaggcgGCTGCGAGCGcgccaggaggaggaagagttggaGCGGATCCTGCGGCTCTCGTTGACCGAACAGTAG
- the Ankrd13b gene encoding ankyrin repeat domain-containing protein 13B isoform X1: MIPANASARKGPEGKYPLHYLVWHNRHRELEKEVRAGQVDIEQLDPRGRTPLHLATTLGHLECARVLLAHGADVGRENRSGWTVLQEAVSTRDLELVQLVLRYRDYQRVVKRLAGIPMLLEKLRKAQDFYVEMKWEFTSWVPLVSKICPSDTYKVWKSGQNLRVDTTLLGFDHMTWQRGNRSFVFRGQGQSGSKLGRVGDSAQPQTTLTPVLSLVADTSAVVMEIDHDRRVVYMETLALAGQDRELLLAASQPSEEQVLSRLTAPVVTTQLDTKNISFERNKTGILGWRSEKTEMVNGYEAKVYGASNVELITRTRTEHLSEQHKGKVKGCKTPLQSFLGIAEQHGGPQNGTLITQTLSQANPPAITAEEYFNPNFELGNRDMGRPMELTTKTQKFKAKLWLCEEHPLSLCEQVAPIIDLMAVSNALFAKLRDFITLRLPPGFPVKIEIPIFHILNARITFGNLNGCDEPVPSVRGSPSSETPSPGSDSSSVSSSSSTTSCRACEISPALFEAPRGYSVLGGQREAATRDEDDDLLQFAIQQSLLEAGSEYDQVTIWEALTNSKPGTHPMSYEGRRQDRCPRCAGSGERSTNPPRPQERPTHAAAPAHAPGSGAQPSAQPRSRLPQPHVPELRRAAAAGYGAVSSGAGGEAAASAPGGGRVGADPAALVDRTVVPPAGTLPYSTQDPGLRTCRAAAGVWSHRIGGVAAHQA, encoded by the exons GTGGACATTGAACAGCTGGATCCCCGTGGCCGGACTCCTCTGCACCTGGCCACCACACTGGGGCACCTGGAATGTGCCCGGGTGCTCTTGGCACATGGCGCAGATGTGGGCAGGGAGAATCGCAGTGGTTGGACAG TGCTGCAGGAGGCTGTGAGCACCAGGGACCTTGAGCTGGTGCAGCTGGTGCTGCGGTATCGGGACTACCAGCGGGTGGTGAAGCGGCTGGCGGGCATCCCCATGCTCTTGGAGAAGCTCCGAAAG GCCCAGGACTTCTATGTGGAGATGAAATGGGAGTTCACAAGTTGGG TGCCTCTGGTATCCAAGATTTGCCCTAGTGACACCTACAAAGTGTGGAAGAGCGGGCAGAACCTGAGGGTAGACACCACGCTTCTGGGCTTTGACCATATGACCTGGCAGAGAGGGAACCGCAGCTTCGTCTTCCGGGGTCAAGGTCAGTCAGGCAGTAAGTTGGGCAGGGTGGGAGACAGCGCACAGCCCCAGACCACCCTGACCCCTGTGCTTTCCCTGGTGGCAGACACGAGTGCCGTGGTCATGGAGATCGACCATGACCGCCGTGTGGTATACATGGAGACTCTGGCGCTGGCCGGGCAGGATCGGGAGCTACTGctggctgcctcccagccctCGGAGGAGCAGGTGCTGAGCAGGCTCACCGCGCCTGTTGTCACCACACAGCTTGACACCAAGAACATCTCCTTTGAGAG GAATAAGACTGGCATCCTGGGATGGCGCAGCGAGAAGACAGAGATGGTGAACGGGTACGAGGCCAAG GTATACGGGGCCTCCAATGTGGAGCTCATCACCCGGACACGAACGGAGCATCTGTCCGAACAACACAAAGGCAAGGTCAAAG GCTGTAAGACACCTCTGCAGTCTTTCCTGGGAATTGCCGAGCAGCACGGGGGACCCCAAAATGGG ACCCTGATCACTCAGACTCTGAGCCAAGCCAATCCCCCTGCCATCACTGCAGAGGAATACTTCAACCCCAACTTTGAGCTTGGGAACCGGGACATGGGCCGTCCCATGGAGCTGACCACCAAGACACAGAA GTTCAAGGCCAAGCTGTGGCTGTGTGAGGAGCATCCCCTGTCCCTGTGTGAGCAGGTGGCCCCCATCATTGACCTCATGGCTGTCAGCAATGCACTTTTTGCCAAGCTCCGGGACTTCATCACGTTGCGCCTGCCTCCTGGCTTCCCTGTCAAGATTG AAATCCCGATTTTTCACATCCTCAACGCCCGCATCACCTTCGGGAACCTCAATGGCTGCGATGAGCCAGTGCCCTCCGTGCGAGGTAGCCCCAGCAGCGAGACGCCCTCCCCTGGCAGTGACTCTTCGAGCGTCAGCAGCTCCAGCTCTACCA CCTCCTGCCGCGCCTGTGAGATCTCCCCTGCACTGTTTGAGGCCCCACGTGGCTACAGCGTGCTGGGCGGCCAGCGAGAGGCTGCGACTCGTGATGAGGACGATGACCTGCTGCAGTTTGCCATCCAGCAGAGCCTGCTAGAGGCGGGCAGTGAGTATGACCAG GTCACTATCTGGGAGGCGCTAACCAACAGCAAGCCAGGCACCCACCCCATGTCCTATGAAGGCCGCCGACAGGACAG GTGTCCCAGGTGTGCCGGGAGCGGGGAGCGCTCGACAAATCCTCCCCGCCCCCAGGAGCGCCCCACCCACGCCGCAGCGCCAGCCCATGCCCCCGGCTCCGGTGCCCAGCCCTCGGCCCAGCCCAGGTCCCGGCTCCCGCAGCCACATGTTCCGGAGCTACGACGAGCAGCTGCGGCTGGCTATGGAGCTGTCAgctcaggagcaggaggagaggcgGCTGCGAGCGcgccaggaggaggaagagttggaGCGGATCCTGCGGCTCTCGTTGACCGAACAGTAGTGCCTCCTGCTGGGACCCTCCCCTACTCTACGCAGGACCCGGGTCTGCGCACCTGCCGAGCGGCTGCTGGGGTCTGGAGCCATCGCATTGGGGGTGTAGCAGCGCATCAGGCTTGA
- the Ankrd13b gene encoding ankyrin repeat domain-containing protein 13B isoform X3, translating to MIPANASARKGPEGKYPLHYLVWHNRHRELEKEVRAGQVDIEQLDPRGRTPLHLATTLGHLECARVLLAHGADVGRENRSGWTVLQEAVSTRDLELVQLVLRYRDYQRVVKRLAGIPMLLEKLRKAQDFYVEMKWEFTSWVPLVSKICPSDTYKVWKSGQNLRVDTTLLGFDHMTWQRGNRSFVFRGQGQSGSKLGRVGDSAQPQTTLTPVLSLVADTSAVVMEIDHDRRVVYMETLALAGQDRELLLAASQPSEEQVLSRLTAPVVTTQLDTKNISFERNKTGILGWRSEKTEMVNGYEAKVYGASNVELITRTRTEHLSEQHKGKVKGCKTPLQSFLGIAEQHGGPQNGTLITQTLSQANPPAITAEEYFNPNFELGNRDMGRPMELTTKTQKFKAKLWLCEEHPLSLCEQVAPIIDLMAVSNALFAKLRDFITLRLPPGFPVKIEIPIFHILNARITFGNLNGCDEPVPSVRGSPSSETPSPGSDSSSVSSSSSTTSCRACEISPALFEAPRGYSVLGGQREAATRDEDDDLLQFAIQQSLLEAGSEYDQVTIWEALTNSKPGTHPMSYEGRRQDRVGGRCSRHVQTSGT from the exons GTGGACATTGAACAGCTGGATCCCCGTGGCCGGACTCCTCTGCACCTGGCCACCACACTGGGGCACCTGGAATGTGCCCGGGTGCTCTTGGCACATGGCGCAGATGTGGGCAGGGAGAATCGCAGTGGTTGGACAG TGCTGCAGGAGGCTGTGAGCACCAGGGACCTTGAGCTGGTGCAGCTGGTGCTGCGGTATCGGGACTACCAGCGGGTGGTGAAGCGGCTGGCGGGCATCCCCATGCTCTTGGAGAAGCTCCGAAAG GCCCAGGACTTCTATGTGGAGATGAAATGGGAGTTCACAAGTTGGG TGCCTCTGGTATCCAAGATTTGCCCTAGTGACACCTACAAAGTGTGGAAGAGCGGGCAGAACCTGAGGGTAGACACCACGCTTCTGGGCTTTGACCATATGACCTGGCAGAGAGGGAACCGCAGCTTCGTCTTCCGGGGTCAAGGTCAGTCAGGCAGTAAGTTGGGCAGGGTGGGAGACAGCGCACAGCCCCAGACCACCCTGACCCCTGTGCTTTCCCTGGTGGCAGACACGAGTGCCGTGGTCATGGAGATCGACCATGACCGCCGTGTGGTATACATGGAGACTCTGGCGCTGGCCGGGCAGGATCGGGAGCTACTGctggctgcctcccagccctCGGAGGAGCAGGTGCTGAGCAGGCTCACCGCGCCTGTTGTCACCACACAGCTTGACACCAAGAACATCTCCTTTGAGAG GAATAAGACTGGCATCCTGGGATGGCGCAGCGAGAAGACAGAGATGGTGAACGGGTACGAGGCCAAG GTATACGGGGCCTCCAATGTGGAGCTCATCACCCGGACACGAACGGAGCATCTGTCCGAACAACACAAAGGCAAGGTCAAAG GCTGTAAGACACCTCTGCAGTCTTTCCTGGGAATTGCCGAGCAGCACGGGGGACCCCAAAATGGG ACCCTGATCACTCAGACTCTGAGCCAAGCCAATCCCCCTGCCATCACTGCAGAGGAATACTTCAACCCCAACTTTGAGCTTGGGAACCGGGACATGGGCCGTCCCATGGAGCTGACCACCAAGACACAGAA GTTCAAGGCCAAGCTGTGGCTGTGTGAGGAGCATCCCCTGTCCCTGTGTGAGCAGGTGGCCCCCATCATTGACCTCATGGCTGTCAGCAATGCACTTTTTGCCAAGCTCCGGGACTTCATCACGTTGCGCCTGCCTCCTGGCTTCCCTGTCAAGATTG AAATCCCGATTTTTCACATCCTCAACGCCCGCATCACCTTCGGGAACCTCAATGGCTGCGATGAGCCAGTGCCCTCCGTGCGAGGTAGCCCCAGCAGCGAGACGCCCTCCCCTGGCAGTGACTCTTCGAGCGTCAGCAGCTCCAGCTCTACCA CCTCCTGCCGCGCCTGTGAGATCTCCCCTGCACTGTTTGAGGCCCCACGTGGCTACAGCGTGCTGGGCGGCCAGCGAGAGGCTGCGACTCGTGATGAGGACGATGACCTGCTGCAGTTTGCCATCCAGCAGAGCCTGCTAGAGGCGGGCAGTGAGTATGACCAG GTCACTATCTGGGAGGCGCTAACCAACAGCAAGCCAGGCACCCACCCCATGTCCTATGAAGGCCGCCGACAGGACAG GGTGGGTGGCCGGTGCTCCAGGCATGTGCAGACATCAGGGACCTAG